Proteins co-encoded in one Caloenas nicobarica isolate bCalNic1 chromosome 19, bCalNic1.hap1, whole genome shotgun sequence genomic window:
- the STOM gene encoding stomatin isoform X2 — translation MNVSDTGLGVCGWILVITSLFFTILTFPISIWMCIKIIKEYERAIIFRLGRILKGGAKGPGLFFVLPCTDSFIKVDMRTISFDIPPQEILTKDSVTINVDGVVYYRVQNATLAVANITNADSATRLLAQTTLRNVLGTKNLSQILSDREEIAHSMQATLDEATDDWGIKVERVEIKDVKLPVQLQRAMAAEAEAAREARAKVIAAEGEMNASRALKEASMVITESPAALQLRYLQTLTTIAAEKNSTIVFPLPINMLQGLIDAKR, via the exons ATGA ATGTCTCTGATACTGGCCTTGGTGTGTGTGGATGGATCCTGGTGAtcacttcactttttttcacTATTCTTACATTTCCCATATCAATCTGGATGTGCATAAAG ATTATAAAGGAATACGAGCGAGCCATCATATTCAGACTCGGACGCATCTTAAAGGGGGGAGCAAAGGGACCAG gtttgttttttgtcctGCCCTGCACAGACAGCTTCATCAAGGTTGATATGAGGACCATCTCCTTTGATATTCCTCCCCAAGAG ATCCTGACCAAGGACTCTGTGACGATTAACGTGGACGGAGTGGTTTATTACCGAGTTCAGAATGCTACCCTTGCTGTAGCAAATATCACCAACGCTGACTCAGCCACCCGTCTTCTAGCACAGACAACTTTGAGGAATGTTCTGGGGACCAAAAACCTTTCTCAGATTCTCTCTGATCGTGAAGAAATTGCACACAGCATGCAG GCCACACTTGATGAGGCAACAGATGATTGGGGCATTAAGGTGGAACGTGTGGAGATCAAGGATGTGAAATTGCctgtccagctgcagagagcgatggctgcagaagcagaagctgccCGGGAGGCGAGAGCCAAG GTAATTGCAGCTGAGGGTGAAATGAATGCATCCAGGGCCCTGAAAGAGGCATCCATGGTTATTACGGAGTCCCCCGCCGCTCTTCAGCTTCGTTATCTGCAGACCTTGACCACCATTGCTGCGGAGAAGAACTCCACCATCGTCTTCCCATTGCCCATAAACATGCTGCAGGGCCTCATAGATGCAAAGCGCTAG
- the STOM gene encoding stomatin isoform X1 — protein sequence MADHEAGAASKARRGQDVSDTGLGVCGWILVITSLFFTILTFPISIWMCIKIIKEYERAIIFRLGRILKGGAKGPGLFFVLPCTDSFIKVDMRTISFDIPPQEILTKDSVTINVDGVVYYRVQNATLAVANITNADSATRLLAQTTLRNVLGTKNLSQILSDREEIAHSMQATLDEATDDWGIKVERVEIKDVKLPVQLQRAMAAEAEAAREARAKVIAAEGEMNASRALKEASMVITESPAALQLRYLQTLTTIAAEKNSTIVFPLPINMLQGLIDAKR from the exons ATGGCGGATCACGAGGCGGGGGCCGCGTCCAAGGCCCGGCGGGGGCAAG ATGTCTCTGATACTGGCCTTGGTGTGTGTGGATGGATCCTGGTGAtcacttcactttttttcacTATTCTTACATTTCCCATATCAATCTGGATGTGCATAAAG ATTATAAAGGAATACGAGCGAGCCATCATATTCAGACTCGGACGCATCTTAAAGGGGGGAGCAAAGGGACCAG gtttgttttttgtcctGCCCTGCACAGACAGCTTCATCAAGGTTGATATGAGGACCATCTCCTTTGATATTCCTCCCCAAGAG ATCCTGACCAAGGACTCTGTGACGATTAACGTGGACGGAGTGGTTTATTACCGAGTTCAGAATGCTACCCTTGCTGTAGCAAATATCACCAACGCTGACTCAGCCACCCGTCTTCTAGCACAGACAACTTTGAGGAATGTTCTGGGGACCAAAAACCTTTCTCAGATTCTCTCTGATCGTGAAGAAATTGCACACAGCATGCAG GCCACACTTGATGAGGCAACAGATGATTGGGGCATTAAGGTGGAACGTGTGGAGATCAAGGATGTGAAATTGCctgtccagctgcagagagcgatggctgcagaagcagaagctgccCGGGAGGCGAGAGCCAAG GTAATTGCAGCTGAGGGTGAAATGAATGCATCCAGGGCCCTGAAAGAGGCATCCATGGTTATTACGGAGTCCCCCGCCGCTCTTCAGCTTCGTTATCTGCAGACCTTGACCACCATTGCTGCGGAGAAGAACTCCACCATCGTCTTCCCATTGCCCATAAACATGCTGCAGGGCCTCATAGATGCAAAGCGCTAG